From Pontibacter actiniarum, a single genomic window includes:
- a CDS encoding D-alanyl-D-alanine carboxypeptidase/D-alanyl-D-alanine-endopeptidase: MHLTKPLYRWAMLSCLLFTLACSSANKVPAVSSVEPERFGPAEIKREVANSEVLRQSFVGFALYDPELNEMVVEHNADKYFVPASNTKLFTFYAGLKMLGDSIPALKYVSRGDSLIFWGTGDPTFTHMDLKNTIAYDFLKNRPEKKLYYIDAPFASTPYASNWGWDDYNYYYQPERNVFPVHGNIVKFLREEGKPAYSTTPGYFKAQVSADSADAPNGDTFVRGWRNNSITYYPKQAAARFSTEVPFITSPATVVALLADTLNRPVEWLKTDVPENGKVLYGLPADTVFKRMLQVSDNLLAEQLMALASGTISDTLSVERAIQYMKRTYLSDLPDEPVWVDGSGLSSMNMFTPRSIIALLQKLLQERPQEELLPMLATGGRPGTFRNIYKADVPYVFGKSGTLSHVHNQSGYILTKSGKMLLFSFMNNNYAVPTSAIRDEMVRIMTEVHNRY; the protein is encoded by the coding sequence ATGCACCTGACCAAACCGCTTTACAGATGGGCGATGCTGTCCTGTTTGCTTTTCACGCTGGCCTGCAGTAGTGCCAACAAAGTGCCTGCCGTGTCATCGGTAGAGCCGGAGCGCTTCGGGCCGGCGGAGATAAAGCGCGAGGTGGCCAACTCAGAGGTGCTGCGGCAGAGCTTTGTGGGCTTTGCGCTCTATGACCCGGAGCTGAACGAGATGGTGGTGGAGCACAACGCCGATAAATACTTTGTGCCGGCCTCCAACACCAAGCTCTTTACCTTTTATGCAGGGCTTAAGATGCTGGGCGATTCTATCCCGGCGCTGAAGTACGTTAGCCGTGGCGACTCTCTTATTTTCTGGGGCACCGGCGACCCCACCTTCACGCACATGGACCTGAAGAACACCATCGCCTATGACTTTCTGAAGAACCGCCCCGAGAAAAAGCTATACTATATAGATGCCCCCTTCGCCAGCACGCCTTATGCCAGTAACTGGGGCTGGGACGACTACAACTATTACTACCAGCCGGAGCGCAACGTTTTTCCGGTGCATGGAAACATCGTGAAGTTTTTGCGGGAGGAGGGGAAGCCAGCCTACTCTACCACGCCCGGCTATTTTAAGGCCCAGGTAAGTGCAGACTCGGCAGACGCCCCCAACGGAGACACCTTTGTGCGAGGCTGGCGCAATAACAGCATTACCTATTACCCCAAGCAGGCGGCGGCCAGGTTCTCCACCGAGGTGCCTTTTATCACGTCACCGGCCACCGTGGTTGCTTTACTGGCCGATACGCTAAACCGCCCGGTGGAGTGGCTGAAGACGGATGTGCCGGAAAACGGAAAAGTGCTTTACGGCTTGCCTGCCGACACGGTGTTTAAGCGCATGCTGCAGGTAAGCGACAACCTGCTGGCCGAGCAGCTCATGGCGCTGGCCTCCGGCACCATCTCCGACACGCTTTCTGTAGAGCGAGCGATCCAGTACATGAAGCGCACCTACCTGAGCGATCTGCCGGATGAGCCCGTGTGGGTTGACGGCTCCGGGCTCTCCAGCATGAACATGTTTACGCCACGGAGCATCATCGCACTGCTGCAGAAGCTCCTGCAGGAGCGCCCGCAGGAGGAGCTGTTGCCTATGCTGGCCACCGGCGGCCGCCCGGGTACTTTCCGTAACATCTACAAGGCCGATGTGCCCTACGTGTTCGGCAAGTCCGGCACCCTGTCGCATGTGCACAACCAGAGCGGCTACATCCTTACAAAGAGTGGGAAAATGCTGCTCTTCAGCTTTATGAATAACAACTATGCCGTGCCTACCTCCGCCATCCGCGATGAAATGGTGCGCATTATGACGGAAGTGCACAACCGCTATTAA
- a CDS encoding SusD/RagB family nutrient-binding outer membrane lipoprotein has protein sequence MKKLIIFALACFAFTGCNKFDEELSVNPNQPSEASNTQLLANSMMYLPGTSSSPYGPLYAQHLSETEYTDASRYNSVYFNFYNYYTGPLMNIESVLASNELDVSEGPVPNQLAMAKVLKSYFFWHMTDRWGPLPYEQALQGKENFTPAYNSQETIYNALFTLLDEANAEMVPGVVDNDIMYSGNPDKWRKLANTIHLLMALRLSEVAPDKAKAEFNKALEGGIMTSNADNFVYPHLSNTDNQNYWYEVFEVLNRKWYAVSKPLVDYMKPLGDPRLGTFAEPNSQGEYVGLKYGLPGDVANTGEYSKKNISMLGESLRQQNSPVYLVTYAQGLFALAEAAKRGWIAGGDAVAENYYNMAIEASVQQWNNGEVTGLEEMMQQPEVAYDPARAMEQIGYQRWVHLFMNGYEAWAEWRRTGYPALEAPEDNAGRAIPLREAYPSQEAQNNSQNYKEAVQAAFNGQDDLYGRLWWDK, from the coding sequence ATGAAGAAACTGATCATATTTGCACTAGCCTGCTTCGCCTTTACCGGCTGTAATAAGTTTGATGAGGAGCTAAGCGTTAACCCGAACCAGCCGAGTGAGGCTTCCAACACGCAGTTGCTTGCCAACTCCATGATGTACCTGCCGGGAACCAGCTCCAGCCCCTACGGGCCGCTCTATGCGCAGCACCTGTCAGAGACAGAGTACACCGACGCCTCGCGCTATAACTCCGTCTACTTTAACTTCTATAACTACTATACCGGCCCGCTGATGAACATCGAGTCGGTGCTTGCGTCCAATGAGCTGGATGTGAGCGAGGGGCCTGTACCAAACCAGCTGGCGATGGCCAAGGTACTCAAATCGTACTTCTTCTGGCACATGACAGACAGGTGGGGCCCCCTTCCGTATGAACAGGCGTTGCAGGGCAAAGAGAACTTCACCCCTGCTTACAATAGCCAGGAGACCATCTACAACGCGTTGTTTACCCTGCTGGACGAGGCAAACGCCGAGATGGTGCCGGGCGTGGTTGATAACGACATTATGTACTCCGGAAACCCGGATAAGTGGCGCAAGCTGGCGAATACCATCCACCTGTTGATGGCGTTGCGCCTTTCTGAGGTAGCTCCTGACAAAGCCAAAGCGGAGTTTAACAAAGCGCTGGAAGGGGGCATCATGACCTCTAATGCGGATAACTTCGTTTACCCGCACCTTTCAAACACGGATAACCAGAACTACTGGTACGAGGTGTTTGAGGTTCTGAACCGTAAGTGGTATGCGGTCAGCAAGCCTTTGGTGGACTACATGAAGCCGCTGGGCGACCCGCGCCTGGGCACCTTCGCGGAGCCTAACAGCCAGGGCGAGTACGTGGGCCTGAAGTACGGCCTGCCCGGAGATGTAGCCAACACCGGCGAATACAGTAAAAAGAACATCTCTATGCTGGGGGAAAGCCTCCGCCAGCAAAACTCCCCTGTTTACCTGGTAACCTATGCCCAGGGGCTCTTTGCCCTGGCTGAGGCTGCAAAGCGCGGCTGGATTGCAGGTGGCGACGCTGTGGCAGAGAACTACTACAACATGGCTATCGAAGCATCTGTGCAGCAGTGGAACAATGGTGAGGTAACAGGCCTGGAGGAAATGATGCAGCAGCCGGAGGTAGCCTACGACCCTGCCCGCGCAATGGAGCAGATCGGTTACCAGCGCTGGGTGCACCTGTTCATGAACGGTTACGAAGCCTGGGCGGAGTGGCGCAGAACAGGTTATCCGGCCCTGGAGGCCCCGGAAGATAACGCTGGCCGTGCCATCCCGCTTCGCGAAGCTTACCCAAGCCAGGAGGCACAAAACAACAGCCAGAACTACAAAGAGGCGGTTCAGGCTGCCTTCAACGGTCAGGACGACCTCTACGGACGCCTGTGGTGGGACAAATAG
- a CDS encoding aminotransferase class I/II-fold pyridoxal phosphate-dependent enzyme, which produces MSTPAYTDHLPGRTVTLEGEEFLYFSGTSYLGMACNEAFQELVHTGMRRYGTNYASTRRSNLRLQVYGLVEEQLAKLTGAEAAVTMSSGFLVGQTLVQVLRERGHFLYAPCAHPALWLHAAVATEANAEMGFDAWAAQVLEQVKQPGQEAFVIVCNALDPLQATSYDFSWVAQLPADKQITLVVDDSHGFGVRGAGGAGIYPELSKYKNVELVVVSSFGKALGVPAGMILGSARMIEEVKASSYFGGASPAIPAYLQAYLQAGELISEARERLQQNIHTFLQQLEHPGELFRFIPGYPVFSTRYGSLAAHLHEHRILISSFRYPTAESAPVTRVILNSLHTPADLQRLTEAINQFVPEIVIR; this is translated from the coding sequence ATGAGCACCCCTGCCTACACCGATCACCTGCCGGGGCGAACCGTTACGCTGGAAGGGGAGGAGTTTCTCTACTTTAGCGGCACCTCGTACCTGGGGATGGCCTGCAACGAGGCCTTTCAGGAGCTGGTGCATACGGGCATGCGGCGCTACGGCACGAACTATGCCAGCACCCGGCGCTCCAACCTGCGCCTGCAGGTGTACGGCCTGGTGGAGGAGCAACTGGCAAAGCTTACCGGCGCCGAGGCGGCTGTCACCATGTCGTCGGGCTTTCTGGTGGGGCAAACACTGGTGCAGGTGCTGCGCGAGCGGGGCCACTTTCTCTATGCTCCCTGCGCTCACCCGGCGCTCTGGCTCCATGCCGCCGTAGCAACGGAGGCGAATGCGGAGATGGGTTTTGATGCGTGGGCGGCGCAGGTGCTGGAGCAGGTAAAGCAGCCAGGCCAGGAGGCTTTCGTAATCGTTTGCAATGCGCTGGACCCGCTGCAGGCCACGAGCTACGATTTCAGCTGGGTGGCTCAGCTGCCGGCAGACAAGCAGATTACCTTAGTTGTGGATGACTCGCATGGCTTCGGGGTGCGGGGAGCTGGGGGAGCGGGTATATACCCGGAGCTCAGCAAGTATAAAAACGTGGAGCTAGTGGTGGTGAGCTCCTTCGGGAAGGCGCTGGGCGTACCTGCCGGTATGATACTAGGTTCCGCCAGAATGATTGAGGAGGTGAAGGCCAGCTCATACTTCGGCGGCGCTTCGCCCGCCATTCCGGCGTACCTGCAGGCCTACCTGCAGGCTGGGGAACTGATCAGTGAGGCGAGGGAGCGCCTGCAGCAAAATATCCATACCTTTTTGCAACAGCTGGAGCACCCTGGCGAGCTGTTTCGCTTTATCCCCGGTTACCCGGTCTTTAGCACAAGGTACGGCAGCCTGGCGGCGCATCTGCACGAGCACCGAATCCTTATTTCCAGCTTTCGCTACCCGACTGCGGAGAGCGCGCCCGTAACAAGGGTCATTCTAAACAGCCTGCACACGCCGGCTGACCTGCAGCGGCTGACGGAGGCAATAAACCAATTTGTACCGGAAATTGTCATAAGGTAA
- a CDS encoding C40 family peptidase, with protein sequence MMKKNYLIFALGLLMACSPGKETTVSSASDLEPHIENVRQQYAPDKRVALFSVEQRGEVLAGETNMPAAKAELLNKLKAENISYVDSIQVLPAADLEGKNFGVITISVANLRSDPKHPAELATQATMGTPVQVYKKKSGWYLVQTPDKYLAWVDASGVTLMDKTTFDAWQKSPKLLYTKPYGFAYEGTSTAGGTVSDMVYGDVLALKQKQGNFYEVSFPDGRTGFVPASEAVKYDEWVASRQPNGDNLVSTSKQLLGLPYLWGGTSFKGVDCSGFTKTVYFMNGLVLPRDASQQVHIGELVDTSNGWDNMQPGDLLFFGVPATDDKSERVVHVGMWIGGDQEFIHSAGRVRISSMNPSAANFDESELKRFLRAKRVTPEDAVVDLRETNLYQ encoded by the coding sequence ATGATGAAAAAGAACTATCTTATTTTTGCCCTTGGCCTCCTGATGGCCTGCTCTCCGGGAAAAGAAACCACGGTTTCTTCAGCCTCTGATCTGGAGCCGCACATAGAAAACGTCCGTCAGCAGTACGCGCCGGATAAGCGTGTCGCGCTGTTCAGCGTGGAGCAAAGAGGCGAGGTGCTGGCCGGTGAAACGAACATGCCGGCGGCAAAAGCGGAGTTGCTGAATAAGCTTAAGGCAGAAAACATCAGCTATGTAGACAGCATACAGGTACTGCCGGCGGCGGATCTCGAAGGAAAGAACTTCGGTGTGATCACGATATCGGTTGCCAACCTGCGCTCCGATCCGAAGCACCCAGCCGAGCTGGCCACGCAGGCCACGATGGGTACGCCGGTGCAGGTGTATAAAAAGAAAAGCGGGTGGTACCTGGTGCAAACCCCGGACAAGTACCTCGCTTGGGTAGATGCCAGCGGCGTTACGCTGATGGACAAAACCACCTTCGATGCCTGGCAGAAAAGCCCGAAACTGCTCTACACCAAACCGTACGGCTTTGCCTATGAAGGCACCAGTACCGCGGGGGGTACCGTGTCGGATATGGTGTACGGCGATGTGCTGGCGCTGAAACAGAAGCAGGGCAACTTCTACGAGGTGTCTTTCCCGGATGGGAGAACCGGTTTTGTGCCTGCCTCAGAAGCTGTGAAGTATGATGAGTGGGTGGCCAGCCGCCAGCCCAACGGCGATAACCTCGTGAGCACGAGCAAGCAGCTCCTGGGCCTGCCGTACCTGTGGGGCGGCACTTCGTTTAAAGGCGTAGACTGCAGCGGCTTCACCAAAACAGTGTACTTTATGAATGGCCTGGTATTGCCGCGTGATGCCTCGCAGCAGGTACACATCGGGGAGTTAGTTGATACCTCCAACGGCTGGGATAACATGCAGCCAGGCGATCTGCTGTTCTTCGGGGTGCCGGCCACCGACGACAAGTCTGAGCGGGTGGTGCATGTGGGGATGTGGATCGGCGGCGATCAGGAGTTTATTCACTCTGCGGGCCGTGTGCGCATCAGCAGTATGAACCCAAGCGCTGCGAACTTTGATGAGTCGGAGCTGAAGCGTTTCCTTCGCGCCAAGCGCGTTACTCCGGAGGATGCCGTGGTCGATCTTCGTGAGACCAACCTGTATCAATAA
- a CDS encoding dipeptide epimerase: MKLTIRSFDLPLKHTFTISYDSRDVQPTLIVELQQGQHKGYGEATSNPYYGFTIESMTAALESIREKIEATELESPEEFWAQMQPHLQDNPFALCALDIAAHDLFGKMQGQPLYKMWGLSTNHTPLTDYTIGIDSIDKMVHKLKEMPWPLYKIKLGTKDDVAIIKELRRHTDAVFRVDANCAWGVEETIENAKQLKPLNVEFIEQPMRADDMEGMKQVYQQSVLPLIADESCITERDVAKCHGHFHGVNVKLVKCGGLTPARRMLKEAHSLGMKTMVGCMTESSVGISAIAQLLPMLDYVDMDGALLLSKDIAKGVTIDFGKVKYSELNGTGVELLA, translated from the coding sequence ATGAAACTGACCATCCGTTCCTTTGACCTGCCGCTGAAGCATACCTTTACCATTTCCTACGACTCGCGCGATGTGCAGCCAACCCTGATTGTGGAGCTGCAGCAGGGCCAGCACAAAGGCTATGGCGAGGCAACCAGCAACCCCTATTACGGCTTCACGATTGAGAGCATGACGGCGGCGCTGGAGAGCATCCGGGAGAAGATTGAGGCAACGGAGCTGGAGAGCCCGGAGGAGTTCTGGGCACAGATGCAGCCACACTTACAGGACAATCCCTTCGCGCTGTGCGCCCTGGACATAGCCGCCCATGACCTGTTCGGAAAGATGCAGGGCCAGCCGCTTTACAAAATGTGGGGCCTCAGCACCAACCATACGCCCCTCACCGACTATACCATCGGTATCGACAGCATCGATAAAATGGTGCACAAGCTGAAGGAGATGCCCTGGCCGCTTTACAAGATCAAGCTAGGCACGAAAGACGACGTGGCCATTATTAAAGAGCTGCGCAGGCATACTGATGCGGTGTTCAGGGTGGATGCCAACTGCGCCTGGGGCGTGGAGGAAACCATTGAGAACGCGAAGCAGCTCAAGCCGCTGAACGTGGAGTTTATTGAGCAGCCCATGCGCGCCGACGATATGGAGGGGATGAAGCAGGTGTACCAGCAGTCGGTGCTGCCGCTGATCGCAGACGAGAGCTGTATCACCGAGCGCGATGTAGCCAAATGCCACGGGCACTTCCATGGGGTAAACGTGAAGCTGGTGAAGTGCGGCGGCCTGACCCCCGCACGGCGCATGCTTAAAGAGGCGCATAGCCTGGGCATGAAAACAATGGTGGGCTGCATGACAGAGTCCTCTGTGGGTATCTCTGCCATCGCACAGCTGCTGCCGATGCTGGATTACGTGGACATGGACGGTGCCCTGCTGCTGAGCAAGGACATTGCCAAAGGCGTAACCATAGACTTCGGCAAGGTGAAGTACAGCGAGCTAAACGGTACTGGCGTAGAGCTGCTGGCCTAA
- a CDS encoding serine hydrolase domain-containing protein — protein sequence MPTLQESLDRLLHSNYRNNSPGAAVLVAKAGEPLYQGSAGLADVGSGADLTPSTNFRMASVSKQFTAMCVHLLSQKNALHLTDSLCAYFPELAHFAEATLNHLLNHTSGLPDFEEHLPASQVIQLTDEDVLQLTAAQQRLLFSPGTQYRYSNTAYVLLGLLVERVSGMAYAEFLQEHIFRPLHMHNSRLYHPAADIPHRAMGYAFSESGELVLSDQGIGTATRGDGCIYISLSDYQKWHKALSGNTVFNITITPNTNPSVIDRTQGWHYHMGWFFAEVGNGTREFFHSGDTSGFTNLVIRLPQREVLIACFSNIADNWAFLGELLDALAQFPELCLGSPLVRHLQQLTR from the coding sequence ATGCCCACACTCCAGGAAAGCCTTGACCGTTTACTACACAGCAACTACCGCAACAACAGCCCCGGTGCAGCCGTGCTGGTGGCTAAAGCAGGCGAGCCACTGTACCAGGGCAGCGCGGGCCTGGCCGATGTTGGCTCCGGCGCCGACCTCACCCCTTCCACAAACTTCCGGATGGCCTCCGTGTCGAAGCAGTTTACGGCGATGTGTGTGCACCTGCTTTCCCAGAAAAATGCCTTGCATCTAACAGACAGCCTCTGTGCATACTTCCCGGAGCTGGCACACTTTGCCGAAGCAACGCTGAACCACCTGCTGAACCACACCTCCGGGCTGCCGGACTTCGAAGAGCACCTACCTGCCAGCCAGGTAATACAACTGACCGATGAGGACGTACTGCAGCTTACGGCAGCACAGCAGCGCCTTCTCTTCTCCCCCGGCACGCAATACCGCTACAGCAACACAGCCTATGTGCTGCTGGGCCTTTTAGTGGAGCGTGTTTCCGGCATGGCCTACGCTGAGTTCCTGCAGGAGCACATTTTCCGGCCGCTGCATATGCACAACTCCCGGCTGTACCACCCAGCTGCCGATATTCCCCACCGGGCGATGGGTTATGCGTTTAGTGAAAGTGGCGAGCTTGTACTTTCGGACCAGGGTATCGGAACCGCCACCCGCGGGGATGGCTGCATTTACATCTCCCTCTCCGATTACCAGAAGTGGCATAAGGCTCTCTCGGGCAATACTGTATTTAACATAACAATCACACCAAACACCAATCCAAGCGTTATCGACCGTACGCAGGGCTGGCATTACCACATGGGCTGGTTCTTTGCCGAGGTAGGCAATGGCACCCGCGAGTTCTTCCACAGCGGCGATACCTCGGGCTTCACCAACCTCGTGATTCGGCTACCGCAGCGTGAGGTATTGATCGCCTGCTTCTCCAACATCGCCGACAACTGGGCTTTTCTGGGTGAGTTATTAGATGCGTTAGCGCAGTTTCCGGAGCTATGCCTTGGTTCGCCCCTGGTAAGGCACCTGCAACAGCTGACGCGTTAA
- a CDS encoding SusC/RagA family TonB-linked outer membrane protein, protein MRKTYLTTLLLLLVCWCGTAFAQQLTVSGTVTGAEDNFPLPGVSVIVKGTTTGVSTNADGSYQINVPNQKAVLLFRFLGYETKEVQVGNQAVLNVQLGADNQQLKEVVVTALGITREERSLGYSTQQVDGENLTLTKEQNVLGSLAGRVAGVQVSGSSGASMGGTQRIKIRGVNTLSGNDQPLIVIDGTPMANTNFAERSGQDYGNAIQDINPDDIESVNVLKGPAASALYGLRGQHGVIMITTKKGAQGKVRVEYSGAYSVEKAGNFMPLQNTYGGGSTQKFSTLENGDPYVNQGADESWGPRMDGQLVRQFYSFYPADPDYGKLTPFVPHPDNIKDFYELGHTFNNNIAVSGGGANSTFRLSFNNTSIEGVTPNTWLDRSNLGFNGAMDVSKKIKVSTSLNYAYNQAQRPGQGYDNGATYLTQWFQRSVDMERLKNYKYDDGSFLHWNIDNPNGAGVVSDLEPLYWNNPYFEAYENYSQDKRDRFFGNVGLTYEVMDGLKLSGFARSDMFTQNIDTRSARGGRSLQDFSIGKYQNREMNYEFMGQYTKYWGELSLNANVGANLLQQEYSYLYQSAEGGLSTPNFFNIAASIDRPEVSSYLREKEVKSVYGMVSLGYKDTWFLDASLRNDNSSTLPEDNNSYWYPSISGSAVFSELVAWSPLSFGKVRVSYAQAGSDLEPYQTSFNYAIGNTYSDEERTINTLYIPDKLNNPLIKPSFSHSFETGLDLKFLQDRIGMNFTWYQQRNRNQILTLPVSGASGYASTVINAGLIENKGYEVALNAVPVAGKFTWDLGVNFSRNKSMIKELYSDGTMEINNYQIASNTYSRVTVSVNATEGQPYGTLIGQAYMRDPDTGKILLDAQSLPLYEPNHNFGSVLPDYTGGVTNNFSYGPLSLSALVDFQIGGQFFSWSRMLAVKTGQAVETAAMNDRGKNVRDPLSEGGGVKVTGIYGPGTIIDGEDVSGKEVSTYVDAKSYFRTKLGTQVYEEWLYDASYVKLRELRLGYTLGSNLLSKLPFSSVNIGLVSRNPFMIWQKAPKGLNPSELANGSEPISWLETGQLVSVRSFGLSLNVTL, encoded by the coding sequence ATGAGAAAAACCTACTTAACCACTCTTTTACTGCTTTTGGTATGTTGGTGCGGCACCGCCTTTGCCCAGCAACTAACCGTGAGCGGTACGGTAACAGGGGCCGAAGACAACTTTCCCTTGCCAGGGGTCAGTGTCATTGTGAAAGGCACTACCACCGGTGTATCGACCAACGCAGACGGCTCATACCAGATCAACGTGCCCAACCAAAAAGCTGTCCTGCTTTTCCGTTTCCTGGGGTATGAGACCAAGGAAGTGCAGGTGGGCAACCAGGCGGTACTGAACGTACAGCTCGGCGCCGACAACCAGCAGCTAAAGGAAGTAGTTGTCACGGCGCTGGGCATTACCCGCGAAGAGCGCTCCCTGGGTTACTCCACCCAGCAGGTAGACGGCGAGAACCTCACACTAACAAAGGAGCAGAACGTTTTAGGCTCACTGGCCGGCCGCGTTGCCGGTGTGCAGGTGTCGGGCTCTTCCGGCGCAAGTATGGGCGGAACACAGCGCATCAAAATCCGCGGTGTAAACACGCTGTCTGGCAACGACCAGCCGTTGATCGTGATAGACGGTACGCCTATGGCCAACACCAACTTCGCCGAAAGAAGCGGCCAGGACTACGGCAACGCGATCCAGGACATCAACCCGGATGACATAGAATCTGTGAACGTGCTAAAAGGCCCGGCTGCCTCCGCCCTGTACGGTCTGCGCGGCCAGCACGGTGTTATCATGATTACGACGAAAAAAGGCGCCCAGGGCAAAGTGCGCGTCGAGTACAGCGGGGCTTACTCCGTAGAGAAAGCCGGTAACTTTATGCCCCTCCAGAACACGTACGGGGGAGGTAGCACGCAAAAGTTCAGCACGCTGGAAAACGGCGACCCTTACGTAAACCAGGGCGCGGATGAAAGCTGGGGGCCAAGAATGGACGGCCAGCTGGTAAGGCAGTTTTACAGCTTCTACCCCGCAGACCCGGACTACGGCAAGCTAACGCCCTTCGTACCGCATCCGGACAACATCAAAGACTTCTATGAGCTGGGGCACACCTTTAACAACAACATCGCTGTTAGCGGCGGCGGCGCTAACTCCACGTTCAGGCTAAGCTTTAACAACACCAGCATCGAAGGCGTGACGCCAAACACCTGGCTAGACCGCAGCAACCTGGGCTTTAACGGCGCCATGGACGTATCTAAAAAGATAAAGGTATCCACCAGCCTTAACTACGCTTACAACCAGGCGCAGCGCCCGGGCCAGGGCTACGACAACGGCGCCACATACCTGACGCAGTGGTTCCAGCGCAGCGTAGACATGGAGCGGCTGAAAAACTACAAGTATGACGACGGCTCGTTCCTGCACTGGAACATCGACAACCCCAATGGCGCAGGCGTTGTCAGCGACCTAGAGCCATTGTACTGGAACAACCCGTACTTTGAGGCGTACGAAAACTACTCGCAGGACAAGCGTGACCGCTTCTTCGGGAACGTAGGCCTGACCTATGAGGTAATGGACGGCCTAAAGCTGAGCGGTTTTGCGCGCAGCGACATGTTCACGCAGAATATCGACACCCGCTCTGCCCGTGGTGGCCGCAGCCTGCAGGACTTCTCCATTGGCAAGTACCAGAACCGCGAAATGAACTATGAGTTCATGGGCCAGTACACCAAGTATTGGGGCGAGCTGTCCTTAAACGCGAACGTGGGCGCAAACTTGTTGCAGCAGGAGTACTCGTACCTGTACCAGTCGGCGGAGGGGGGCTTATCCACGCCGAACTTCTTCAACATCGCAGCCTCCATCGACCGCCCCGAAGTTTCTTCCTACCTGCGCGAGAAAGAGGTAAAGAGCGTGTACGGCATGGTGTCGCTCGGCTACAAAGACACGTGGTTTCTGGATGCCAGCTTGCGTAACGACAACTCCTCTACCTTACCAGAGGACAACAACTCCTACTGGTACCCGTCTATCTCGGGTAGTGCCGTGTTTAGCGAGCTGGTCGCCTGGAGCCCGTTAAGCTTTGGCAAGGTTCGGGTAAGCTATGCCCAGGCAGGCTCAGACCTGGAGCCCTACCAGACATCGTTTAACTACGCCATCGGCAACACCTATTCCGATGAAGAGCGGACCATTAACACGCTCTACATTCCAGACAAGCTGAACAACCCGCTGATCAAGCCTTCTTTCAGCCACTCTTTTGAAACCGGCCTGGACCTGAAATTCCTGCAGGACCGCATCGGCATGAACTTCACCTGGTATCAGCAGCGTAACCGCAACCAGATCCTGACCCTGCCGGTGTCGGGCGCCAGCGGCTATGCTTCCACCGTGATTAACGCCGGCCTTATCGAGAACAAAGGCTATGAGGTTGCGCTGAACGCCGTTCCTGTAGCCGGTAAGTTCACGTGGGACCTGGGCGTGAACTTCAGCCGCAACAAGAGCATGATAAAGGAGCTCTACAGCGACGGCACAATGGAGATCAATAACTACCAGATTGCAAGCAACACCTATTCGAGGGTAACGGTGAGTGTAAACGCCACGGAGGGCCAGCCTTACGGTACACTGATCGGGCAGGCTTATATGCGCGACCCTGACACCGGGAAGATTTTACTCGATGCGCAAAGCCTGCCCTTGTATGAGCCTAACCACAACTTCGGCAGCGTGCTTCCAGACTATACGGGCGGCGTTACAAACAACTTCAGCTACGGCCCGCTCAGCCTGAGCGCCCTGGTTGATTTCCAGATCGGCGGGCAGTTCTTTAGCTGGTCCCGCATGCTGGCCGTGAAAACGGGGCAGGCTGTGGAAACCGCTGCCATGAACGACCGTGGGAAAAACGTGCGCGACCCGCTGTCTGAAGGTGGTGGTGTTAAAGTAACTGGTATCTACGGCCCGGGCACCATCATCGACGGGGAAGACGTGAGCGGCAAAGAGGTAAGCACCTATGTTGACGCCAAGTCATACTTCAGAACAAAGCTGGGGACACAGGTGTATGAAGAGTGGCTGTACGACGCCTCTTACGTAAAGCTCCGTGAGCTACGCCTGGGGTACACCCTGGGCAGCAACCTGCTCAGCAAGCTGCCTTTCTCTTCGGTTAACATCGGCCTTGTTTCCCGCAACCCATTCATGATTTGGCAGAAAGCCCCTAAAGGCCTTAACCCGTCCGAGCTGGCTAACGGCAGCGAGCCAATCTCGTGGCTCGAGACAGGGCAGCTCGTAAGCGTGCGCTCCTTTGGCCTGAGCCTGAATGTTACCCTATAA